Proteins from one Camelina sativa cultivar DH55 chromosome 8, Cs, whole genome shotgun sequence genomic window:
- the LOC104705336 gene encoding shaggy-related protein kinase theta-like, translated as MNVMRRLKSIASGRTSISSDPGGDYGMKRAKLDQENDNLCADPMQVDQTSSSSSSDIKPDIFPLESVAGTSNGHPLSDKPVDDHHHQLPEVMTDMRIRDDRNAHRDDKEMETTIVNGSGTETGQVITTTVGGRDGKPKQTISYMAQRVVGTGSFGVVFQAKCLETGEQVAIKKVLQDKRYKNRELQIMRLQDHPNVVRLRHSFFSTTDKDELYLNLVLEYVPETVYRASKHYTKINQHMPIIFVQLYTYQICRALNYLHRVVGVCHRDIKPQNLLVNPQTHQLKICDFGSAKMLVCSFYFLKCSG; from the exons ATGAACGTGATGCGTCGTCTCAAGAGCATTGCTTCCGGTCGTACCTCGATTTCTTCCGATCCT gGTGGGGACTATGGGATGAAGAGAGCCAAGCTTGATCAAGAGAACGACAACTTGTGTGCTGATCCAATGCAGGTTGACCAAactagttcttcttcttcttctgatatcaAACCTGACATTTTCCCACTAGAAAGTGTTGCTGGAACCTCAAATGGCCATCCTCTCTCAGATAAACCCGtcgatgatcatcatcatcagctccCTGAAGTTATGACCGATATGAGGATTAGAGATGACCGAAATGCCCACCGCGACGACAAG GAGATGGAGACAACTATTGTAAACGGCAGTGGGACTGAAACGGGACAAGTTATTACAACGACTGTTGGGGGTAGAGATGGAAAGCCTAAGCAG ACAATCTCATACATGGCCCAGCGAGTGGTTGGAACCGGCTCATTCGGAGTAGTGTTCCAG gcCAAGTGTTTGGAAACGGGTGAACAAGTTGCAATTAAGAAGGTTCTGCAGGATAAAAGATACAAGAACAGAGAACTTCAGATAATGCGCTTGCAAGACCATCCCAACGTTGTGCGACTGAGGCattctttcttttcaacaaCTGACAAGGATGAGCTGTATCTCAACCTTGTCCTTGAGTATGTTCCTGAAACTGTCTACAGAGCATCTAAGCACTATACCAAAATAAATCAGCATATGCCAATTATCTTTGTTCAGCTCTACACTTATCAG ATTTGCCGTGCGCTGAACTACTTACATCGCGTAGTTGGGGTGTGTCACCGTGACATCAAGCCACAAAATCTACTG GTCAATCCCCAAACTCATCAACTAAAAATTTGCGATTTTGGAAGCGCAAAGATGTTGGTatgttcattttattttttgaagtgTTCTGGTTGA
- the LOC104705335 gene encoding shaggy-related protein kinase theta-like: protein MPPEAVDLVSRLLQYSPNLRCTALEACAHPFFDDLRDPNLSLPNGRALPPLFNFTAQELAGASTELRQRLIPAHCQGTGSSS from the exons ATGCCACCTGAAGCAGTAGACCTCGTCTCAAGACTCCTCCAGTATTCGCCAAACCTTCGGTGCACTGCT TTGGAAGCTTGTGCACACCCCTTCTTTGATGACTTACGGGACCCGAATCTTTCACTGCCAAATGGAAGAGCTCTGCCTCCATTGTTTAACTTCACTGCCCAAG AACTTGCGGGTGCATCAACAGAGCTGCGACAGCGTCTAATTCCAGCGCATTGCCAGGGAACGGGAAGTAGCTCTTAG
- the LOC104709076 gene encoding probable serine/threonine-protein kinase At5g41260: MKNSRDGKSYSTNLAFTPPEYLRTGRITPESVIYSFGTLLLDLLSGKHIPPSHALDLIRDRNLQTLTDSCLDGQFSDSDGTELVRLASRCLQYEARERPNTKSLVTALTPLQKETEVPSHVLMGLPHSGSVSPLSPLGEACSRRDLTAMLEILDKLGYKDDEGVTNELSFQMWTDQMQESLNSKKKGDMAFRQKDFREAIECYTQFIDGGMISPTVCARRSLCYLMSDMPKEALDDATQAQVISPVWHIASYLQSASLAFLGMEKESQIALKEGSNLEAKRNSGSRVK, from the exons ATGAAGAATAGTCGGGACGGAAAAAGTTACAGCACTAATCTTGCTTTCACCCCTCCTGAGTATCTACGAACTG GGAGAATTACTCCAGAGAGTGTGATATACAGCTTTGGTACTCTTCTGCTTGATCTCCTCAGCGGAAAACATATACCTCCTAGCCAT GCCCTTGATCTGATTAGAGACAGGAATCTTCAGACACTAACAGATTCTTGCCTAGATGGGCAATTCTCTGACAGCGATGGCACAGAGCTAGTACGCCTGGCGTCTCGTTGTCTTCAATACGAAGCTCGTGAGCGGCCAAACACGAAATCATTGGTGACTGCCTTGACGCCTCTTCAGAAGGAAACAGAG GTCCCGTCTCATGTTCTAATGGGTCTACCGCACAGTGGTTCAGTCTCTCCTCTGTCCCCTCTTGGTGAGGCTTGTTCAAGAAGGGACCTGACTGCTATGCTTGAGATCTTGGATAAACTTGGATACAAAGACGACGAGGGTGTCACCAATGAG CTCTCGTTTCAAATGTGGACAGACCAGATGCAAGAGTCTTTGAACTCGAAGAAGAAGGGTGATATGGCTTTCAGGCAAAAAGACTTTAGAGAGGCTATTGAGTGTTACACGCAG TTTATTGATGGCGGAATGATCTCTCCAACAGTGTGTGCTCGCCGTAGTCTGTGTTACCTGATGAGTGACATGCCGAAAGAAGCTTTAGATGATGCAACTCAGGCTCAAGTGATCTCTCCCGTGTGGCACATCGCGTCATATCTGCAGTCTGCTTCCCTTGCTTTCCTAGGGATGGAGAAGGAGTCTCAAATCGCACTCAAAGAGGGATCGAACCTTGAAGCAAAGAGGAATTCAGGTTCTCGAGTGAAGTAA